The Hypomesus transpacificus isolate Combined female chromosome 3, fHypTra1, whole genome shotgun sequence genome has a window encoding:
- the rrh gene encoding visual pigment-like receptor peropsin, whose amino-acid sequence METESGLNTSGEAVPYGGKSAFTQFEHNIVAGYLITAGVVSLASNIVVLLMFVKFKELRNATNAIIINLAFTDVGVAGIGYPMSAASDLHGSWKFGYTGCQIYAALNIFFGMASIGLLTVVAIDRYLSICRPDIGQKMTTRSYTLLILAAWLNAVFWSAMPIVGWAGYAPDPTGATCTINWRNNDASFISYTMAVICVNFIIPLSVMFYCYYSVSVTMKRYKASNCLDTINMDWSDQMDVTKMSIVMIVMFLVAWSPYSIVCLWASFGDPKKIPAPMAIIAPLFAKSSTFYNPCIYVIANKKFRRAITGMLRCQTRQRITINNQVPMTISQLPLTQ is encoded by the exons ATGGAAACGGAGTCTGGACTCAATACCTCAGGGGAGGCCGTTCCCTATGGAGGAAAGAGTGCCTTTACACAATTTGAGCACAACATAGTGGCTGGATATCTTATTACTGCAG GTGTCGTCAGTTTAGCCAGTAATATTGTGGTGCTGCTGATGTTTGTGAAGTTTAAAGAACTGCGCAATGCCACCAACGCCATCATCATTAACCTAGCATTTACTGATGTTGGTGTGGCTGGCATTGGATACCCTATGTCTGCAGCATCTGACCTCCATGGCAGCTGGAAATTTGGTTACACAGGTTGTCAG ATCTATGCAGCCCTCAACATATTTTTTGGGATGGCTAGTATTGGACTATTGACTGTGGTGGCCATTGATCGCTACCTATCCATCTGCAGACCTGACATAG GGCAGAAAATGACCACCCGATCATACACTCTCCTCATCTTGGCGGCATGGTTGAATGCTGTCTTCTGGTCAGCCATGCCAATCGTTGGCTGGGCAGGCTATGCCCCCGACCCTACTGGAGCCACTTGCACCATCAATTGGAGAAACAATGATGC CTCATTCATCTCTTACACCATGGCTGTGATCTGTGTGAACTTCATCATCCCCCTGTCAGTCATGTTCTATTGCTACTACAGTGTGTCTGTCACTATGAAAAGGTACAAAGCCAGCAACTGCTTAGATACCATCAACATGGACTGGTCAGATCAGATGGATGTGACAAAG ATGTCGATAGTGATGATCGTAATGTTCCTCGTGGCGTGGTCACCATACTCCATTGTGTGCCTCTGGGCATCTTTCGGAGACCCAAAAAAGATACCAGCACCCATGGCCATCATTGCTCCTCTCTTCGCTAAATCCTCTACGTTTTATAATCCATGCATCTATGTCATCGCCAACAAAAA GTTCAGAAGGGCCATCACAGGAATGCTCCGGTGTCAAACCAGGCAAAGAATCACAATCAACAATCAAGTCCCTATGACAATATCCCAGCTCCCTTTGACCCAATGA